The proteins below come from a single Sinorhizobium fredii genomic window:
- a CDS encoding dihydrodipicolinate synthase family protein → MNGRHVVTGVYCAAATPLKASGDPDLALFSDHCGRLLAEGCHGIALLGTTGEANSFSQDERRAILESALGTGIAADRLMPGTGVAAIPETVALTKHALSLGVTKVVMLPPFYYKGVSDEGLYAAYSQIVEKIADNRLKVILYHIPQVSGIPLSIPLVKRLAAAFPETIVGIKDSAGDFANMQALVAELPGFSVLAGADPLLLPLLQVGGAGCITATSNLVADSLRLIFDHVSDPAKAAEVQAAQARINAYRTLSNSYVQIPTIKAMVALRRGEDAWRQTRAPLVPLNDSERADLAEKFAALD, encoded by the coding sequence ATGAACGGACGACATGTGGTGACCGGCGTTTATTGCGCCGCTGCGACGCCGCTTAAGGCCAGCGGCGATCCCGACCTCGCGCTCTTTTCCGATCATTGCGGCAGGCTGCTGGCGGAGGGGTGCCATGGAATCGCCCTCCTCGGCACGACCGGCGAGGCCAATTCGTTTTCGCAGGACGAGCGCAGGGCAATCCTGGAGAGCGCCCTCGGAACCGGCATTGCCGCCGACCGGCTGATGCCCGGCACCGGGGTTGCCGCCATACCGGAAACGGTTGCGCTGACGAAGCATGCGCTCTCGCTCGGGGTGACGAAGGTCGTGATGCTTCCGCCCTTCTACTACAAAGGCGTCAGCGACGAGGGGCTCTACGCAGCCTATTCGCAAATCGTTGAAAAGATCGCCGACAACCGGCTGAAGGTGATCCTCTATCATATTCCGCAGGTCTCCGGGATTCCGCTCTCGATCCCGCTGGTCAAGCGGCTCGCGGCGGCCTTTCCCGAGACCATCGTCGGCATCAAGGATTCCGCCGGCGACTTTGCCAACATGCAGGCGCTGGTGGCGGAGCTGCCGGGCTTTTCCGTGCTGGCCGGCGCCGATCCCTTGCTTCTGCCGCTCCTGCAGGTCGGAGGCGCGGGCTGCATCACCGCTACGTCCAATCTCGTCGCCGATTCCCTGCGGCTGATTTTCGACCATGTTTCGGATCCGGCAAAGGCGGCCGAGGTCCAGGCGGCGCAGGCGCGCATCAACGCCTATCGGACTCTGTCGAATTCCTATGTGCAGATCCCGACGATCAAGGCGATGGTCGCCCTGAGGCGCGGGGAGGATGCCTGGCGCCAGACGCGCGCGCCGCTCGTGCCGCTGAACGACAGCGAGCGCGCCGATCTCGCCGAAAAATTCGCGGCTTTGGACTGA
- the pdxA gene encoding 4-hydroxythreonine-4-phosphate dehydrogenase PdxA, with protein sequence MGKDTRVAITLGDPAGVGPEVIVKALASLPRKELASFIVVGNIEALERANRATSAAVDFASHPTDGAVLVEEVPIDAPLPEIGKVNATAGEASVRYIRRAVEMATAGEADCIVTAPINKEAMNLAGHHFDGHTGLLAHLTGSKSSFMLLASERLNTIHVSTHVSLRGAIARATVERVLATIEAGHNHFLRLGMKPRIAVAGLNPHCGENGLFGDEDTRFLAPAVELARARGIDVSGPISADTVFARAYNGAFDLVIAQYHDQGHIPIKLVAFDTAVNVSLGLPIDRVSVDHGTAFDIAGTGKANHVNMLSAIAYARLMASSPRRAVAQ encoded by the coding sequence ATGGGCAAGGACACCCGCGTCGCAATCACGCTCGGCGATCCGGCCGGCGTGGGGCCGGAGGTGATCGTCAAGGCGCTCGCCTCGCTGCCACGCAAGGAGCTCGCGAGCTTTATCGTCGTCGGCAATATCGAGGCGCTGGAACGGGCGAATCGCGCCACATCCGCGGCTGTCGACTTCGCGTCGCACCCGACGGACGGCGCCGTTTTGGTCGAGGAGGTGCCGATCGACGCGCCCTTGCCGGAGATCGGCAAGGTGAACGCCACGGCCGGCGAGGCCTCGGTGCGCTATATCCGCCGCGCCGTTGAAATGGCGACGGCGGGCGAGGCCGATTGCATCGTGACGGCGCCGATCAACAAGGAGGCGATGAATCTCGCGGGCCATCATTTCGACGGCCACACCGGTCTTCTGGCGCACCTCACCGGCTCGAAAAGCTCCTTCATGCTGCTTGCTTCCGAGCGGCTCAACACCATCCACGTGTCGACTCACGTGTCGCTGCGCGGCGCCATCGCGCGCGCGACGGTCGAGCGGGTGCTGGCGACGATCGAGGCCGGCCACAATCATTTCCTGCGACTTGGTATGAAGCCGCGCATCGCCGTCGCCGGCCTTAACCCGCACTGCGGCGAGAATGGTCTCTTCGGCGACGAGGACACCCGCTTCCTGGCGCCCGCCGTCGAACTGGCCAGGGCCAGGGGCATCGACGTTTCCGGTCCGATCTCGGCCGATACCGTCTTCGCGCGCGCCTATAACGGCGCCTTCGACCTCGTCATCGCGCAATATCACGACCAGGGACACATCCCGATCAAGCTCGTCGCCTTCGATACGGCGGTGAACGTCTCGCTCGGGTTGCCGATCGACCGCGTCTCCGTCGATCACGGAACTGCTTTCGACATCGCCGGCACCGGCAAGGCGAACCACGTCAACATGCTTTCGGCGATCGCCTATGCGCGGCTGATGGCAAGTTCGCCGAGGCGAGCGGTCGCGCAGTAG
- a CDS encoding ABC transporter substrate-binding protein, with the protein MTRRNDLDSATAGISRREALKLGLGATVALTIAGMNARIVMAQEGQVLKVANPAFNQDWSPLRGGGVPYRWNSIWWASPMFFDSEGKINPYVFTSWESSEGDKVWTFKIDPKATFSDGSKITAEDVKGSWNVSAMPNTKNQRADQVLSKVAGYAELSGGSAKEISGIATPDEGTVVVTLSEADPIFFMRLANHIAPITKAEQSRGEDGEEIADWYTPDSGAVYSGPFKLTAIDIDAGTLTFEPNENFFGPKPKLARIEIGSIEDNVTATSLLKSGEFNAHTELVTSTIIQDLGADFASGPIIPTSQHFWFNTARKPMDDPKVREALIRAVDREGLMKASFPDGPHKKTDQILNSVPGADNSGFEPYPYDPEGAKKLLAGSSYGGPEKLPKLLFVGVSGPAIEAAAQFIAEQWRQNLGISAVDMKPQQDAYAGPDQNAVQIFRDDVGTRVPDAVSYLQGSIASTSSNAQNKLGGYKNDKVDSLLKEASTKAADDPQRVALAQEAQKAFRDDWTFIPWYAQAMSRWATAEVKGIDKNLDWQVAKPWEISVG; encoded by the coding sequence ATGACCAGACGGAATGACCTCGACTCCGCAACGGCGGGCATCTCGCGGCGGGAGGCGCTGAAGCTCGGTCTCGGCGCCACGGTGGCGCTGACGATCGCCGGCATGAACGCGCGCATCGTGATGGCCCAGGAAGGCCAGGTGCTGAAGGTGGCCAATCCGGCCTTCAACCAGGACTGGTCGCCGCTGCGCGGCGGCGGCGTCCCCTATCGCTGGAACTCCATCTGGTGGGCCTCGCCGATGTTCTTCGACAGCGAAGGCAAGATCAATCCTTATGTCTTCACGAGCTGGGAGTCCTCCGAGGGCGATAAGGTCTGGACCTTCAAGATTGATCCGAAGGCCACTTTCTCCGATGGCAGCAAGATCACCGCCGAGGACGTCAAGGGATCGTGGAACGTCTCGGCGATGCCGAACACCAAGAACCAGCGCGCCGACCAAGTGTTGAGCAAGGTCGCCGGCTATGCGGAGTTAAGCGGCGGCAGCGCCAAAGAGATTTCCGGCATCGCCACGCCGGACGAAGGCACCGTCGTCGTGACGCTGAGCGAGGCCGACCCGATCTTCTTCATGCGCCTTGCCAACCATATCGCGCCGATCACCAAGGCCGAGCAGTCGCGCGGTGAAGACGGCGAGGAGATCGCCGATTGGTACACACCGGACAGCGGCGCCGTCTATTCCGGTCCGTTCAAGTTGACGGCGATCGACATCGATGCCGGCACGCTCACCTTCGAGCCCAACGAGAATTTCTTCGGCCCGAAGCCGAAGCTGGCGCGAATCGAGATCGGCTCGATCGAGGACAACGTCACCGCGACGTCACTGTTGAAATCCGGCGAATTCAACGCCCATACGGAACTTGTCACCTCGACGATCATCCAGGACCTCGGAGCGGACTTCGCCTCCGGCCCAATCATCCCGACCAGCCAGCATTTCTGGTTCAACACGGCGCGCAAGCCGATGGACGATCCGAAGGTGCGCGAGGCGTTGATCCGCGCCGTCGATCGCGAAGGGCTGATGAAGGCCTCCTTCCCCGACGGTCCGCACAAGAAGACGGACCAGATCCTGAACTCCGTGCCGGGCGCCGACAATTCCGGCTTCGAGCCCTACCCTTACGATCCGGAAGGCGCCAAGAAGCTGCTTGCCGGGTCGAGCTATGGCGGACCGGAGAAGCTGCCGAAGCTTCTCTTCGTCGGTGTATCCGGCCCGGCGATTGAGGCGGCTGCGCAGTTCATCGCCGAACAATGGCGCCAGAATCTCGGTATTTCCGCCGTCGACATGAAGCCGCAGCAGGACGCCTATGCCGGCCCCGACCAGAATGCCGTACAGATCTTCCGCGACGACGTCGGCACCCGCGTGCCGGATGCCGTCTCCTACCTGCAGGGTTCCATCGCTTCGACCTCCTCGAATGCCCAGAACAAGCTCGGCGGCTATAAGAACGACAAGGTCGACAGCCTGCTGAAGGAAGCCTCAACGAAGGCGGCCGACGATCCGCAGCGCGTGGCGCTCGCCCAGGAGGCGCAAAAGGCCTTCCGCGACGACTGGACCTTCATCCCCTGGTATGCTCAGGCGATGTCGCGCTGGGCGACCGCCGAGGTCAAGGGCATCGACAAGAACCTCGACTGGCAGGTTGCCAAGCCCTGGGAGATTTCGGTCGGCTGA
- a CDS encoding sialidase family protein: protein MTYSALEPHEVPSRMTGELVPTPAEPGRCDAYLPSPCVQNHAANLAFLPDGTLTCVWFGGTMEGMGDISVYMSRLEPGQRRWSNPEKMSDDPAKSEQNPLIFTAPDGRVWLLFTSQTSGNQDGAVVKRRISDDRGKSFGPTEVLCDIPGTFVRQPIIVNDAGAWLLPVFRCIGKAGRRWTGDVDRAAVLISRDEGRSWTMSDVPDSIGAVHMNIVPADGATMIAFYRNRFATHVLRSQSDDAGLNWTAPEAVDLPNNNSSIQAIRTKNGAITMVYNHSNASMSDARRHSLYDEIDGGEEGASANEVVSARPAVWGVPRAPLSLAFSTDGGRTFPRRIDLDTGDGYCLSNNSKDSLNREFSYPSIVEDAEGRLHVAYTYFRRAIKYVRLEPGFLENAG from the coding sequence ATGACCTATTCCGCCCTGGAGCCGCACGAGGTTCCGTCCCGGATGACGGGCGAGCTCGTGCCGACCCCGGCCGAGCCCGGCCGCTGCGACGCCTATCTTCCATCCCCTTGCGTGCAGAACCACGCGGCCAATCTTGCCTTTCTGCCGGATGGCACCCTGACTTGCGTCTGGTTCGGCGGAACGATGGAGGGCATGGGCGATATCTCGGTTTACATGTCGCGGCTGGAGCCCGGCCAGCGCCGCTGGTCCAATCCGGAAAAGATGTCGGACGACCCGGCGAAGTCCGAGCAGAATCCATTGATCTTCACGGCGCCGGACGGCCGCGTCTGGCTGCTCTTTACCTCGCAGACCTCCGGCAACCAGGATGGAGCGGTGGTCAAACGGCGCATTTCCGATGACCGCGGCAAGTCTTTCGGTCCGACGGAAGTGCTTTGCGACATTCCCGGCACCTTCGTGCGCCAGCCGATCATCGTCAATGACGCCGGCGCCTGGCTTCTGCCGGTGTTTCGCTGCATCGGGAAAGCGGGCCGGCGCTGGACCGGCGACGTCGATCGCGCCGCCGTGCTGATTTCGCGCGACGAGGGCAGGAGCTGGACGATGTCCGACGTGCCCGACAGCATCGGCGCGGTTCACATGAACATCGTTCCGGCCGACGGTGCCACGATGATCGCCTTCTATCGCAACCGTTTTGCGACCCATGTGCTCAGAAGCCAGTCGGACGATGCGGGGCTCAACTGGACGGCGCCGGAAGCGGTCGACCTGCCGAACAACAATTCGTCGATCCAGGCCATTCGCACAAAAAACGGCGCCATTACAATGGTTTACAACCATAGCAATGCGTCCATGTCGGATGCGCGCCGGCACTCGCTTTATGACGAGATCGACGGCGGCGAGGAGGGCGCTTCCGCCAATGAGGTCGTCTCCGCCCGTCCGGCCGTCTGGGGCGTGCCGCGCGCGCCGTTAAGCCTGGCTTTTTCGACGGACGGCGGCCGAACCTTCCCGCGCCGCATCGATCTCGACACGGGCGATGGCTATTGCCTCAGCAACAACTCGAAGGATTCGCTCAATCGCGAATTCTCCTATCCGTCGATCGTTGAGGACGCCGAGGGCCGGCTGCACGTCGCCTACACCTACTTTCGTCGGGCGATCAAATACGTCCGGTTGGAGCCGGGCTTCCTCGAAAATGCCGGGTGA
- a CDS encoding iron-containing alcohol dehydrogenase, giving the protein MSNLETPISMVRPDLIEFGTGVAARLGTWAASKGYRRVLVISDAFNATRTEVLGLAGEVTVYGEVKAEPDTSDLERVLSAAEDARADLIVGFGGGSAMDLAKLAAVLAGSPQRLAEVVGAGKVAGPRKAALAQVPTTSGTGSEAGIRALVTDPETTAKLAVESIHMLADIAVIDPVLTFTVPPKVTAATGVDALAHCVEAFTNRKAHAAIDIYAIEGVRLVGRYLARAVRDGNDAEARAGLSLASLYGGYCLGPVNTAGGHALAYPLGTRWHVAHGAANALIFPHVLAFNTPAVPDKTRAVLEALGLPASERVDSVFDAAHGFCAALGIEMKLRQLGVLANDLGTMADDAFAIRRLLDNNPRDLSRADILTIYEAAF; this is encoded by the coding sequence ATGAGCAATCTGGAAACGCCCATTTCCATGGTGAGACCAGACCTGATCGAATTCGGCACCGGTGTGGCGGCAAGGCTCGGCACATGGGCCGCCAGCAAGGGATACCGCCGTGTCCTCGTGATTTCCGATGCCTTCAACGCAACGCGGACTGAAGTTCTCGGGCTCGCTGGCGAGGTGACCGTCTATGGCGAGGTCAAGGCCGAGCCGGATACGAGCGATCTCGAGCGTGTGCTCTCGGCAGCGGAGGATGCCAGGGCCGATCTGATCGTCGGCTTCGGCGGCGGCAGCGCCATGGACCTCGCCAAGCTTGCGGCGGTTCTTGCCGGCTCGCCGCAGCGGCTTGCCGAAGTCGTCGGAGCCGGCAAGGTCGCGGGCCCGCGCAAAGCCGCGCTTGCCCAGGTGCCGACCACATCCGGAACCGGCAGCGAGGCGGGAATTCGCGCTCTCGTCACCGACCCGGAGACGACAGCCAAGCTCGCCGTCGAAAGCATCCATATGCTCGCCGATATCGCCGTCATCGACCCGGTGCTCACCTTCACAGTGCCGCCGAAGGTGACCGCGGCAACAGGCGTGGATGCGCTCGCCCATTGCGTCGAGGCCTTCACCAACCGCAAGGCCCATGCCGCCATCGACATCTATGCGATCGAAGGCGTGCGGCTTGTCGGCCGCTATCTCGCCCGCGCCGTCCGCGACGGCAATGATGCGGAGGCCCGCGCCGGGCTGTCGCTCGCCTCGCTTTACGGCGGCTATTGCCTCGGCCCGGTGAATACGGCCGGCGGGCATGCGCTTGCCTATCCGCTCGGCACGCGCTGGCACGTCGCCCATGGCGCCGCCAATGCGCTGATCTTCCCGCATGTGCTCGCCTTCAACACGCCGGCCGTGCCGGACAAGACGAGGGCGGTGCTCGAGGCGCTCGGCCTGCCTGCCTCGGAGCGCGTCGACTCGGTCTTCGATGCCGCGCATGGGTTCTGCGCCGCGCTCGGCATCGAAATGAAGCTCAGGCAGCTCGGCGTGCTTGCCAACGACCTCGGCACGATGGCCGACGATGCCTTCGCCATCCGGCGGCTGCTCGACAACAATCCGCGCGACCTGTCGCGCGCCGACATTCTCACAATCTATGAAGCGGCCTTCTAG